In the Solibacillus sp. FSL K6-1523 genome, one interval contains:
- the walK gene encoding cell wall metabolism sensor histidine kinase WalK, which yields MQKVSFFKSIHVKLVLIYVLLIVIALQIIGIYFSKELEDSLKNNFQDSILQRMELVQYSIREEMIKERNETASTSMPPTESGIDAILREFSTDDINEIRVIDSRNRIIATSEDENHSMVGQRANDDVVRKAMSAETIQDNISLDKQTMQRVWVLAAPITETVAPNGEVLGAIYIESDIEKVFEQMSEINRIFAAGIAVSLVITIILGILVARTITRPISDMRKQAQAMSKGNFSRKVRVYGTDEIGQLAIAFNHLTNRLQESQSTTEAERRKLASVLSNMTDGVIATDRKGKIILINDPALSLLHDTRESTLNRPIASVLGLDQEYSFEDLIHMKEAISLDFSTSDAPYILRANFSVIQKETGFVNGLITVLHDITEQEKIDMERREFVANVSHELRTPLTTMRSYLEALADGAWQDKDIAPTFLNVTQTETERMIRLVNDLLQLSKMDSQEYELNFEFVEFNKFFTHIIDRFEMSKSKNVEFLRLLPESSYFVDIDTDKLTQVMDNIISNSLKYSPDGGNIRFGVTVHENMLRVMISDDGMGIPKENVGRIFDRFYRVDRARARSMGGTGLGLAIAREMIEAHGGRIWAESEEGVGTTIFFTLPFELDGAGDWE from the coding sequence ATGCAAAAGGTAAGCTTCTTTAAATCTATACATGTCAAGCTGGTGCTGATCTACGTATTGCTAATCGTTATCGCTCTTCAAATTATTGGTATTTATTTTTCCAAAGAGCTTGAGGATAGTTTAAAAAATAACTTCCAAGATTCTATTTTGCAAAGAATGGAGCTCGTTCAATATAGTATACGAGAAGAGATGATAAAGGAACGTAATGAAACAGCATCTACATCTATGCCTCCAACTGAATCGGGCATAGATGCCATTTTGCGTGAATTTTCAACCGATGATATAAATGAAATCCGCGTAATTGATAGCCGAAATCGTATTATAGCAACTTCTGAGGATGAGAATCATTCTATGGTTGGGCAGCGTGCAAATGATGATGTTGTCCGTAAAGCAATGTCAGCTGAAACAATACAAGATAATATTTCGCTCGATAAACAAACGATGCAACGCGTTTGGGTTTTAGCAGCACCAATTACCGAAACAGTTGCCCCAAATGGTGAAGTATTAGGTGCGATTTATATTGAATCTGATATTGAAAAAGTATTTGAGCAAATGAGTGAAATTAATCGGATTTTTGCAGCCGGTATTGCAGTGTCTCTTGTCATTACGATTATATTAGGAATATTAGTAGCGCGTACCATTACACGACCAATTTCTGATATGCGTAAACAAGCACAAGCAATGTCAAAAGGAAACTTCTCTCGGAAAGTACGTGTTTATGGTACCGATGAAATTGGTCAATTAGCGATTGCTTTTAACCATTTAACAAATCGTTTACAAGAATCTCAATCTACAACGGAAGCAGAACGCCGGAAGCTTGCAAGTGTACTGAGTAATATGACAGATGGTGTAATTGCGACTGATCGTAAAGGGAAGATTATTTTAATAAACGATCCAGCTCTTAGCTTATTGCATGATACGCGTGAATCCACTTTGAATCGTCCTATTGCGTCCGTTTTAGGTTTAGATCAGGAATATAGCTTTGAAGATTTAATTCATATGAAGGAAGCCATTAGTTTAGATTTTAGTACAAGTGATGCACCGTATATTTTGCGTGCTAACTTTTCCGTTATTCAAAAAGAAACAGGTTTTGTAAATGGTCTCATTACCGTTCTTCATGATATTACAGAACAGGAAAAGATTGATATGGAACGCAGGGAATTTGTAGCGAACGTTTCCCATGAGTTACGTACACCACTTACGACAATGCGTAGTTATTTAGAGGCTCTTGCGGACGGTGCTTGGCAAGATAAAGATATCGCACCTACTTTTTTAAATGTGACACAAACAGAAACAGAAAGAATGATCCGCTTAGTAAATGATTTGTTACAATTATCGAAAATGGATAGCCAAGAATATGAATTAAACTTTGAATTTGTGGAGTTTAATAAATTCTTTACACATATTATTGATCGATTTGAAATGTCTAAATCTAAAAACGTAGAATTTCTGCGCCTTTTACCAGAATCTAGTTACTTCGTTGATATTGATACGGATAAATTAACGCAAGTAATGGATAATATCATTTCAAATTCGTTGAAGTATTCTCCGGACGGCGGAAATATTCGATTCGGTGTTACTGTACATGAGAATATGTTGCGCGTCATGATTTCAGATGATGGGATGGGCATACCGAAAGAAAATGTTGGCCGGATATTTGATCGCTTTTACCGAGTGGATCGTGCACGGGCACGATCGATGGGCGGCACTGGACTAGGATTGGCTATTGCTAGGGAAATGATTGAAGCACATGGTGGAAGGATTTGGGCGGAAAGTGAGGAAGGAGTAGGGACAACTATTTTCTTCACATTACCTTTTGAACTGGATGGAGCGGGGGATTGGGAATGA
- the yycF gene encoding response regulator YycF encodes MNKTILVVDDEKPIADILQFNLIKEGYRVICAYDGDEALQKVEEEQPDLMLLDIMLPKRDGMEVCREIRKKYDFPIIMLTAKGSEIDKVLGLEMGADDYVTKPFSTRELIARVKANMRRLNAPVQVEEAQEETNDIVVGSLIIQPDAYLVLKREDTIELTHREFELLHYLARHIGQVMTREHLLQTVWGYDYFGDVRTVDVTIRRLREKIEDNPSHPLWIVTRRGVGYYLRNPEQE; translated from the coding sequence GTGAATAAAACAATTTTAGTTGTAGATGATGAAAAGCCAATTGCGGATATTTTGCAATTCAACTTAATTAAAGAAGGCTATCGTGTCATTTGTGCTTATGATGGAGACGAAGCATTACAAAAGGTAGAAGAAGAACAACCGGATTTAATGTTATTAGATATTATGCTTCCAAAACGTGATGGAATGGAAGTATGTCGTGAAATACGAAAAAAATATGATTTTCCGATTATTATGTTAACGGCAAAAGGTTCCGAGATTGATAAAGTACTTGGCTTAGAAATGGGGGCGGATGATTATGTGACAAAGCCCTTTAGTACGCGCGAATTAATCGCACGTGTAAAGGCTAATATGCGTCGTTTAAACGCTCCTGTACAAGTAGAGGAAGCCCAAGAAGAAACGAATGATATTGTTGTAGGCTCTTTAATAATTCAACCGGATGCTTACTTAGTGTTAAAGCGAGAAGATACTATTGAACTAACACATCGTGAGTTTGAATTATTACATTATTTAGCGAGACATATCGGTCAGGTCATGACGCGTGAGCATTTATTGCAAACGGTATGGGGCTATGATTATTTTGGAGATGTTCGTACGGTAGATGTAACGATTCGCCGTTTACGAGAAAAGATTGAAGATAACCCAAGCCATCCATTGTGGATTGTAACAAGACGAGGAGTGGGCTATTACTTACGAAATCCTGAACAGGAGTAG
- a CDS encoding M23 family metallopeptidase codes for MISKKRKLDFKTSSLSLVKRHSVKFKTATIFALLISTVTLNLGFANETSKDEFDKIFHVYVGNSYIGAVADEAAVQQIIEQKEKEASNQFKELTVDAGSNIKIIPEQVFSVDTDEQATLKKLQDSIKVHAQAYSIQVDGNDVAFLKNENEFEAAINGLKLQYVSPTQLSELDARPATASLPPLKDSETRIVDVKLSTEVKGEQVEVTPAEIVTVNEAIQLLQTGSIEKELYAVQAGDVLGSIAKAHNLTTAELIQLNPSITAESVLQIGQQLNVTVEKPYVSVKAIYEKKQVEAVDFTKVVKEDATMLKGKSVVKQEGAIGKKEVSYVISEENGVRTERVQTDEKMLVEPEDRIVVIGTKVVPSIGTGTFAWPANGGRISSQMGTRWGRYHYGIDIARPSNYTIKASDNGTVKTAGRHATYGNYIVINHNNGYETLYAHLSKIGVKVGQVVEKGSSIGVMGSTGRSTGTHLHFEVHKNGSEENPLAYLN; via the coding sequence ATGATTTCGAAAAAGAGAAAGTTAGACTTCAAAACATCAAGTCTAAGTCTTGTGAAACGTCATAGTGTAAAATTTAAAACAGCCACGATCTTTGCACTATTAATATCAACGGTGACGCTTAATTTAGGTTTCGCCAACGAGACGAGTAAAGATGAATTTGATAAAATTTTCCACGTATATGTAGGAAATTCATATATTGGTGCAGTTGCAGATGAAGCAGCAGTCCAACAAATTATTGAACAAAAAGAAAAAGAAGCGAGCAATCAATTTAAAGAATTGACGGTTGATGCGGGTTCAAATATTAAAATAATACCTGAACAAGTATTTAGCGTAGACACAGATGAACAAGCAACATTAAAGAAATTACAAGATAGCATTAAAGTTCATGCGCAAGCCTATTCAATACAAGTAGATGGCAATGATGTGGCTTTTTTAAAGAATGAAAACGAATTTGAGGCAGCAATTAATGGATTGAAGCTTCAATATGTTTCGCCAACACAATTAAGTGAATTAGATGCAAGACCAGCTACAGCTTCTTTACCCCCATTAAAGGATTCTGAAACACGAATTGTTGATGTAAAATTATCAACGGAGGTAAAGGGTGAACAAGTTGAAGTAACACCAGCAGAAATTGTAACAGTTAATGAAGCGATTCAATTATTACAAACAGGTTCAATAGAAAAGGAATTATACGCTGTTCAAGCAGGTGATGTGTTAGGCTCGATTGCTAAGGCGCATAACTTAACAACAGCAGAATTAATTCAATTAAATCCATCAATCACGGCAGAATCTGTATTACAAATCGGTCAGCAATTAAATGTCACAGTAGAAAAACCATACGTGTCAGTAAAAGCGATTTATGAAAAGAAGCAAGTAGAGGCTGTTGATTTCACAAAGGTTGTGAAAGAAGACGCTACAATGTTAAAAGGTAAAAGTGTAGTAAAACAAGAGGGTGCTATCGGTAAAAAAGAAGTATCCTATGTCATTTCAGAAGAAAATGGCGTTCGTACAGAACGTGTACAAACGGATGAAAAAATGTTAGTTGAACCAGAAGACCGTATTGTTGTCATTGGTACAAAAGTAGTTCCTTCTATTGGGACAGGCACATTTGCATGGCCTGCAAATGGAGGACGTATTTCAAGCCAAATGGGTACTCGTTGGGGACGATATCACTATGGAATTGATATTGCCCGCCCATCTAATTACACAATTAAAGCATCGGATAACGGTACTGTAAAAACGGCAGGTCGCCATGCAACTTACGGAAACTATATTGTGATTAATCATAATAATGGATATGAAACATTATATGCACACCTGTCAAAAATTGGTGTAAAAGTTGGACAAGTTGTTGAGAAAGGTTCTTCAATCGGTGTGATGGGATCAACAGGTCGCTCTACCGGAACACACTTACATTTTGAAGTTCATAAAAACGGTTCAGAAGAAAATCCATTAGCATATTTAAATTAA